One Dermatophagoides farinae isolate YC_2012a chromosome 1, ASM2471394v1, whole genome shotgun sequence genomic region harbors:
- the LOC124492257 gene encoding GTPase-activating protein skywalker — protein MIMENITINDGSSDRLELEPTGPISSIISTKISTQSSISATPQTQLKVLMRATSIGLNNPLRKTLWLGLSLRNNAVNAVDFDTQFDNLAVNKLPNFVDPTTTRFFYLNSISRKHVATILWNLSQSYPQMTFAPLLYPLVSLFLHFHSPVDVHRSIVALLMSRESRFIGINRIDKKCDALSLIRLANKFGIAKLSKIGSNGLEKIQDSDAAFADWIQWIFGCLPFHFCVRIVDCYLVEGEKFLYRIAMALARLFEKTQRKPLNIEQMRVFCQDIATIVTPTQLIQQAIKITRFSRKDIVKARLKSEKRSETIYFPESPFLSRNDVISQKDVTFGNRIAPRRFKSSILSWNQLDILWEWIPERIYIQEPLIAFCSDENGNSLRTFYSLCGENEPTIILIKTIKNQIFGSYCSSSWSKRLECNNRTGQFFGNGETFLFSIHPRIVKYDWVGKLRNVNELTPSQQLFMSATNESFSIGGGGGHFGLYIDENLSRGETHHCDTFENEPLTNDDTYFDVATIEIIAFC, from the exons atgattatggaaAACATAACCATCAATGACGGTAGTAGTGATAGATTAGAATTGGAACCAACCGGCCCAATATCATCGAttatatcaacaaaaatatcaacacAATCCTCGATCTCAGCCACACCTCAAACACAATTAAAAGTATTAATGCGTGCAACATCAATTGGTCTAAATAATCCATTAAGGAAAACATTGTGGCTTGGATTATCATTACGTAATAATGCAGTCAATgctgttgattttgatacaCAATTCGATAATTTGGCCGTCAATAAATTGCCCAATTTTGTTGATCCAACCACTACAAGATTCTTTTATCTAAATTCAATATCACGTAAACATGTTGCAACTATACTCTGGAATTTATCacaat CTTATCCTCAGATGACATTCGCACCTCTCCTTTATCCATTGGTTTCATTATTTctacattttcattctccTGTCGATGTTCATCGAAGCATTGTTGCTTTG CTAATGTCACGAGAATCGCGTTTTATTGGCATCAATCGAATAGATAAAAAGTGTGATGCATTAAGCTTAATTCGTTTGGCTAATAAATTTGGTATAGCCAAATTGAGTAAGATTGGTTCGAAtggtttggaaaaaattcaagattcCGATGCTGCATTTGCTGATTGGATTCAAT GGATCTTTGGCTGCCTgccttttcatttttgtgtACGAATTGTTGACTGTTATCTGGTGGAAGGGGAAAAATTTCTATACAGAATAGCAATGGCATTAGCAAGATTGTTTGAGAAAACTCAAAGGAAACCGCTCAACATCGAACAGATGAGAGTATTCTGTCAAGATATTGCAACGATTGTCACACCAACTCAATTGATTCAACAGGCGATCAAAATAACCAGATTTTCACGTAAAG ACATTGTCAAAGCTAGAttaaaatctgaaaaaagaagtgaaacaatttattttccaGAATCACCATTTCTTAGTCGTAATG ATGTAATATCTCAAAAAGATGTAACATTTGGAAATAGAATTGCACCACGTAGATTTAAATCGTCCATACTCAGCTGGAATCAATTGGATATACTTTGGGAATGGATTCCCGAACGTATTTATATTCAAGAACCATTGATCGCATTTTGTTCGGACGAAAATG GAAATTCTCTTCGCACCTTTTATTCTTTATGTGGTGAAAACGAACCtacaataattttgattaaaacaATTAAGAATCAG atATTCGGCTCTTATTGTTCATCGAGCTGGTCAAAACGATTAGAATGCAATAATCGTACTGGACAATTTTTCGGTAATGgtgaaacatttttattcagcATCCATCCACGTATTGTTAAATATGATTGGGTGGGAAAATTACGTAATGTAAATGAATTGACACCATCACAACAGTTATTCATGTCggcaacaaatgaatcattttcaatcggtGGAGGTGGTGGACATTTTGGTCtttatattgatgaaaatctttCTCGTGGTGAAACACATCATTGTGATACGTTCGAAAATGAACCATTgaccaatgatgatacatACTTTGATGTTGCAACTATTGAAATTATTGCATTTTGTTAa
- the LOC124492264 gene encoding eukaryotic translation initiation factor 4E type 2 — MNDKETKKLQHQYDVWFRGVNRGKAMPNSQNYDQNLKIVATFDTIQSFWSVYTHLVRPNELTGHSDLHVFKSGIKPLWEDEANKDGGMWKLRLRKGIYIFNHHEIFTLSLGEQFMVDDEICGIVVACRYYEDYICVWNRSGNDQEIKARIRDTLKRVLNLPTNIILEYKLHSDALKKITKNPSKMNNKSSSMITSSGP, encoded by the exons ATGAACGATAAAGAAACTAAA AAGCTTCAACATCAATATGATGTATGGTTTCGAGGTGTCAACAGAGGAAAAGCTATGCCAAATTCACAaaattatgatcaaaatttaaaGATTGTTGCCACATTTGATACTATACAAAGTTTTTGGTCAGTTTATACTCACCTAGTACGACCTAATGAATTGACAGGACATTCAGATTTGCATGTCTTTAAATCTGGTATTAAACCTTTATGGGAA gATGAAGCAAATAAAGATGGTGGAATGTGGAAATTGCGATTGCGCAAAggtatatatatttttaacCATCATGAAATATTTA cactttCCTTAGGCGAACAATTCATggtcgatgatgaaatctGTGGCATCGTTGTCGCTTGTCGTTATTATG AAGATTACATATGTGTTTGGAATCGTAGTGGCAATGATCAGGAGATAAAAGCTCGAATACGTGATACATTGAAACGTGTATTGAATTTACCGACCAATATAATATTGGAATATAAATTGCATAGTGatgcattgaaaaaaataacaaaaaatccaagcaaaatgaacaataaatcatcatcaatgataacaTCAAGTGGACcttga
- the LOC124492261 gene encoding leucine carboxyl methyltransferase 1 — protein sequence MYSNTEWTNNEASRTKLWLSQQGYIDDPFVKNFCQNPMKRAPEINRGYFARVYSITHSVKRFCLKDGANCQIVNIGSGFDTLFWRLIKNSDIQFNRYVDIDTNEVIDYKIRTILKNEELLQFCGKVEKSSPSQFISERYNAIALDATKAMQLVRQLLQECRINKTDPIIFIFECVLLYWPEESTTNLIYTLNKTFTNCNFVIFDLVNTKDKFSDLMQQSLVEQQTPLLGANSFRTIDDWQTKLSKMKCSHVHAWIMNDVYYKLIQQNERERIEKIEFFDEIELMLQLFNHYCLVMASNYSNFDW from the exons ATGTACAGCAATACTGAATGGACTAATAATGAAGCAAGTCGAACAAAATTATGGTTGTCACAACAAGGTTACATAGACGATCCTTTTGTTAAgaatttttgtcaaaatCCAATGAAAAGAGCACCTGAAATCAATCGAGGTTATTTTGCACGAGTTTACTCCATAACTCACTCAGTCAaacgtttttgtttgaaagaTGGCGCTAATTGTCAGATCGTAAATATTGGTTCAGGATTTGATACACTTTTTTGGag gttaataaaaaattctgacATCCAGTTTAACCGTTATGTTGATATAGATACAAATGAAgttattgattataaaattCGAACCATACttaaaaatgaagaattgcTTCAATTCTGTGGCAAGGtggaaaaatcatcaccatcacagTTTATCTCTGAACGTTATAATGCTATAGCATTGGATGCGACAAAAGCAATGCAATTGGTGAGACAATTATTACAGGAATgtcgaataaataaaacggatcccattattttcatctttgaGTGTGTTCTTCTCTATTGGCCCGAAGAATCGACCACTAATCTAATCTATACGTTAAACAAAACGTTCACCAATTGTAATTTCGTCATATTTGATCTAGTTAATACTAAGGATAAATTTTCCGATTTGATGCAACAATCATTGGTCGAACAACAAACACCATTACTTGGTGCCAATTCTTTTCGaacgattgatgattggcAGACAAAATTgtcgaaaatgaaatgttcaCATGTACATGCCTGGATTATGAATGATGTATATTATAAATTAATCCAACAAAATGAACGTGAACGTATTGAaaagattgaattttttgatgaaattgaattaatgttacaattattcaatcattattgtttggtCATGGCAAGTAATTATTCGAATTTCGATTGGTAA
- the Mitofilin gene encoding inner membrane mitochondrial protein mitofilin produces the protein MLRLRPKLIRKFLSSQSQLTGTRHLSSQGSSKLKASFLLGTGAVAVTTLTLAYAKYDKQFADQLTSYAPFIKNLLEDNPTLKAKDDGISEFQIMKTYKPIETVKSISNVQQKSNGEEKAVTEKKEEPTKMPEPQKITNSKSENQPKITEKDLKNEVENLQLKAHNPNVLEDEFRGQLKRLLYAFNEFYEEKRILYETENKRKQEVEMKNYLIQERASMSEEYEKSMKKLKQMEKLLQIRDQLDKQEKASKKLWLLSQTLSKLLEHNRTLSKESTPIDIQEKIDCIRKIVDENFANETLIQVALKTLPEDAIKSGVYSEEDLVRRFYNVHKICNHVALVDKEYTNIFGYLKSYAYSYVRPLFQIEFEISPNPIKIKEIPSEELEGKMEIDPNEWDSYDILQRVKLCVEHRNLEMAIRYANLLNGEPYVVAKDWIKDAREHLEVKQVLELVQTKIASINLHQLSFSA, from the exons ATGTTACGTTTACGCCcaaaattgattcgaaaatttctttcg AGCCAGTCTCAGCTTACTGGTACCAGACATTTATCCTCACAAGGATCATC AAAGCTCAAAGCATCATTTTTACTTGGGACCGGAGCTGTTGCCGTAACAACTTTAACATTGGCCTATGCTAAATATGATAAACAATTTGCAGATCAACTCACATCATATGCGcctttcatcaaaaatttgcTCGAAGATAATCCAACTTTAAAGGCAAAAGATGATGGAATTTCGGAATTTCAGATTATGAAAACTTATAAACCGATTGAAACAGTAAAAAGTATTAGTAATgttcaacaaaaatctaaTGGAGAAGAAAAAGCTGTAACCGAGAAAAAAGAGGAACCGACAAAAATGCCAGAACCACAAAAGATAACCAATTCAAAATCAGAAAATCAGCCTAAAATAACGGAAAAAGATTTGAAGAACGAAGTGGAAAATCTTCAGCTTAAA GCACATAATCCAAATGTACTTGAAGATGAATTCCGTGGGCAACTGAAAAGGCTATTATAtgcattcaatgaattctatgaagaaaaacgaaTTCTTTATGAGACAGAAAACAAACGTAAACAAGAAGTTGAAATGAAGAATTACCTTATCCAGGAAAGAGCGTCAATGTCTGAAGAATATgagaaatcaatgaaaaaattgaaacagaTGGAAAAACTTTTACAGA ttcgAGATCAATTGGACAAACAGGAGAAGGCATCCAAGAAATTATGGTTGCTTAGCCAAACATTATCCAAGCTGCTCGAACATAATCGAACTTTGAGCAAAGAATCCACACCAATTGacatacaagaaaaaatcgattgcaTTCGAAAAATTGTCGACGAAAATTTCGCCAACGAAACATTAATACAAGTTGCATTGAAAACACTTCCAGAGGATGCTATTAAAAGCGGTGTTTATAGTGAAGAAGATTTGGTACGTCGTTTCTATAATGTGCACAAGATCTGTAATCACGTTGCTTTGGTTGATAAAGAATATACCAATATATTTGGCTATCTAAAATCTTATGCATATTCGTATGTTCGACCATTATTTCAAATAGAATTTGAAATAAGCCCAAATCCAATTAAAATTAAGGAGATACCATCTGAAGAATTGGAaggaaaaatggaaattgatccaaatgaATGGGATTCATATGATATTTTACAACGTGTGAAATTATGTGTTGAACATCGTAACTTGGAAATGGCCATACGTTATGCTAATCTTTTGAATGGTGAACCATATGTGGTAGCAAAGGATTGGATCAAAGATGCACGAGAACATTTAGAAGTTAAACAAGTGCTGGAGCTAGTACAGACTAAAATcgcatcaatcaatttacatCAGCTTTCATTTAGTGCTTAA
- the LOC124492256 gene encoding BOS complex subunit NOMO1 yields the protein MKQQFFNRIFELNYLLIIAFFTILQISNLTNADEVVGCGGFVVSSVSINYEPIKIKLYTDRGIIKYISDCAPNNGYYFIPLYDFGKYVLRITPPQGWIFEPNEVEFNFDGKNDLCSKQTDINFVFKGFTIFGKVFSFNSLAGPKGVHIILRSKANNNVIKQNVTFEDGLYEFHEVLPGQYLIEASHERWQFLKNTVIVDVVDDNIDHRQASEPSDHLCLLGYSVVGKVVSEGRPIRGVQFALFSENRKPSFSLGCQETKPNFLSNLKVDSKYHYLCYTFSNEDGQFKFDFLPNGKYLVYSFYDAQNIRFEVVPYQHEFEINNNDQDVGVLFEIGGFTVFGQVLNQQDPNDKIKNVRIQLIDENRHYDDIEVSVKESNGKFSVNNIKTSNYVIITTSDRYRFDDIKFLISPNSPNIPVITPSKYEICGKIIFKNHEFKDDTMELLIMEKETKTLVESVTIDNDEFCLFLPSGNYSFQMSTHLKFVPNTMEILVNKPRSDIVFKQMTITLNGRIKLKSALLEDNDFLSVILSNDKIAAKTLLINELVKKSTREYEFVFEDLLPGDYLVSLGGRQVNYFCWKENIISVKLNEKNPGELIFEQKGFLLQIILSHISDLTLISPSGHSTKIAKESIAHDRLIKHCVEETGKYSIIPSGCHNFLSSPDSNIIFDAETMSGQMIQLTALQHLVTAKITTTTNITDLQVFINTNSIDGERNETLQLNKGHKIKTNVFEYNFEFYENPMSEIYIEPRSSQLIFKPSFYRFQLKDDCHLNEITFNGRPGIFINGKISQKISDVKIVIYDNETNQILQTIDTDNQGEYKAGPFDDEIDLRIEAMKEDFVFKTLPNKKGHFEVNKLSSINTVIVYEDGNPLNEVLVSLSGGENNFRRNSFVNTEGKLLFDNLHSGKYFIRFLRKEYDFEPSSKMFNIDNGDNVVIKVVGKKVAFSCIGIVDSLNGEPEPDIIVEAVGIRNIVENSTVQCTQLQEQSTSEVDGSFRILGLLPDCQYVIRLKADHLKNKNISKSIPKAHSVRVQNRDLSDLRFIVIYKSLQTDLTVAIQTNEEYLKTISIKLFRANEPNAMFQQTLHNSFVFLPSVPLDNATYLLKLDSNLDERTYQFEPIIHSIQANQSYLHIHIDFPVQRRHQHDGSSDHDMAHNSFYSLILFLIGLAIYNHRLVLEFYHKTPINVADIRQIFTNSSSSNNDNTSDGSHSSSSNNSKKKMKFKKN from the exons atgaaacaacagttttttaatcgaatttttgaactaaattatttattgattatcgCATTTTTCACTATATTACAGATATCGAATTTAACCAATGCCGATGAAGTGGTTGGTTGTGGTGGATTTGTCGTCTCCAGTGTCAGTATTAATTATGAaccaatcaaaattaaatt ataTACTGATCGCGGTATCATAAAATATATAAGCGATTGTGCACCCAACAATGGCTATTATTTCATTCCTCTATATGATTTTGGTAAATATGTTTTACGTATAACTCCTCCACAAGGATGGATATTTGAGCCAAACGAagttgaattcaattttgatggaaaaaatgatctTTGTTCCAAACAGACAgatataaattttgtttttaaaggCTTCACAATTTTCGGCAAAGTTTTCAGTTTTAACTCTTTGGCTGGTCCAAAAGGTGTTCACATTATATTGCGTTCCAAAGCAAACAATAATGTTATCAAGCAAAATGTCACTTTTGAGGATGGACTTTACGAATTTCATGAAGTATTACCAGGTCAATATTTGATAGAAGCTTCACATGAACGTTggcaatttttaaaaaataccgtgattgtcgatgttgttgatgataatatcgaTCATCGTCAAGCAAGTGAACCTTCGGATCATCTTTGTTTGTTGGGTTATTCGGTTGTCGGCAAAGTGGTGAGCGAAGGTCGGCCAATTCGAGGTGTTCAGTTCGCTTTATTCAGTGAAAATCGAAAaccttcattttcattgggATGTCAAGAAACCAAACCCAATTTTTTATCTAATTTAAAAGTTGATTCGAAATACCATTATTTATGCTATActttttcaaatgaagatGGACAATTCAAGTTTGACTTTTTGccaaatggaaaatatcTTGTTTATAGTTTTTATGATGCtcaaaacattcgatttgaaGTGGTACCTTATCAacatgaatttgaaatcaataataatgatcaagatGTTGgcgttttgtttgaaattggtGGATTCACAGTATTTGGTCAGGTTTTGAATCAGCAAGATCCAAacgataaaattaaaaatgttcGTATCCAACTTATCGATGAAAATAGACACTATGATGACATCGAAGTTTCAGTCAAAGAatcgaatggaaaattttctgtCAATAATATTAAAACTTCAAACTATGTGATCATAACTACATCTGATCGGTATCGgtttgatgatattaaatttttaatttctccTAATTCGCCTAATATTCCAGTGATAACTCCTAGCAAGTATGAAATTTGTggcaaaattattttcaaaaatcatgAATTTAAAGATGATACTATGGagttgttgataatggaaaaagaaacgaaaacatTGGTCGAAAGTGTTACCATAGATAACGATGAATTTTGTCTTTTCCTACCCAGTGgtaattattcatttcaaatgagCACTCATCTCAAATTTGTTCCAAATACGATGGAAATTTTGGTTAATAAACCTCGTTCGGATATTGTCTTCAAGCAGATGACTATCACATTAAATGGccgaatcaaattgaaatcagCATTGTTGGAAGATAACGATTTTCTATCAGTAATTCTGTCCAATGACAAAATTGCTGCAAAGACATTACTCATCAATGAGTTAGTCAAAAAATCAACCAGAGAATATGAATTTGTCTTTGAAGATCTACTACCTGGTGATTATTTGGTTTCTTTGGGTGGCCGGCAAGTCAACTATTTTTGttggaaagaaaatattatttCCGTAAagttaaatgaaaaaaatcctggTGAACTtatatttgaacaaaaaggATTTCTATTACAAATCATTTTGTCACATATTTCCGATTTAACCTTAATAAGTCCCAGTGgacattcaacaaaaattgccAAAGAATCAATCGCTCACGATCGATTGATAAAACATTGTGTTGAAGAAACTGGTAAATATTCGATCATACCAAGTGGTTGCCATAACTTTTTATCAAGTCCGGATTcgaatattatttttgatgCTGAAACCATGTCTGGACAAATGATACAGCTCACAGCTTTGCAACATTTAGTAACCGCTAAGATTACGACTACTACTAACATTACTGATTTACAAGTTTTTATCAATACCAATTCGATCGATGGTGAACGCAACGAAACATTACAGCTAAATAAGGGCCACAAAATTAAAACCAATGTgtttgaatataattttgaattctatgAAAATCCCATGTCAGAGATTTATATTGAGCCACGATCATcacaattgattttcaaaccttcattttatcgatttcaattgaaagaTGATTGCCATCTCAATGAGATAACGTTTAATGGTCGTCCAGGTATTtttataaatggaaaaataagcCAAAAAATATCCGATGTtaaaattgtcatttatgataatgaaacaaatcaaattctgCAAACTATTGATACCGACAATCAAGGTGAATATAAAGCTGGtccttttgatgatgaaatagatTTACGAATCGAAGCAATGAAAGAAGATTTCGTTTTTAAAACATTGCCGAATAAAAAAGGCCATTTCGAAGTTAATAAACTTTCATCGATAAACACAGTGATTGTATATGAAGATGGAAATCCTTTGAATGAAGTATTGGTCTCATTAAGTGGGGgcgaaaataattttcggCGCAACAGTTTTGTTAATACTGAAGGAAAATTATTGTTCGATAATTTACATTCaggaaaatattttattcgttttcTACGCAAAGAATATGATTttgaaccatcatcaaaaatgttcaatatcgataatggtgataatgttgTCATTAAAGTGGTGGGGAAAAAAGTTGCATTCAGCTGTATTGGAATAGTTGATTCTCTTAATGGCGAACCTGAACCAGATATTATTGTCGAAGCAGTTGGCATAAGaaatattgttgaaaatagCACTGTACAATGTACACAACTACAAGAACAATCAACAAGTGAAGTTGATGGTTCGTTTAGAATTCTTGGATTACTACCGGATTGTCAATATGTTATTCGCTTGAAAGCTGATCatttgaagaataaaaatattagCAAATCGATCCCCAAAGCTCATTCGGTTCGGGTACAAAATCGTGATCTAAGTGATTTGCGATTCATTGTGATTTATAAAAGTTTACAAACAGATTTAACCGTCGCGATTCAAACGAACGAAGAATATTTGAAAACTATTTCA ATTAAATTGTTCCGTGCAAATGAACCTAATGCCATGTTCCAGCAAACATTACATAATTCATTCGTATTTTTACCATCTGTTCCATTGGACAATGCTACATATCTGTTGAAATTAGATTCGAATCTTGATGAACGAACATATCAATTTGAGCCAATCATCCATTCGATACAAGCGAATCAAAGCTATCTACACATTCATATAGATTTCCCTGTTCAACGTCGTCATCAACATGATGGATCAAGTGATCATGATATGGCacataattcattttattcgcTAATCTTATTCTTGATCGGTTTAGCCATTTATAATCATCGCCTAGTTTTGGAATTTTATCATAAGACACCAATTAATGTGGCAGACATTCGTCAAATATTCACcaattcttcttcatcaaataatgataacacaTCTGATGGTAGCCATTCTTCTTCAAGTAACAAtagtaaaaagaaaatgaaatttaagaaaaattga
- the LOC124491781 gene encoding uncharacterized protein LOC124491781, translating to MRLYTWTFILLFVPICIRCVSQESDKAIESNSKDLAQPKLDNAALFSKQLENDKLITSLIKSILRIASNGFKSGLEASVRGIFDKPLTSAVAAISMVIGAVAILAFYESPISPLPVPPLPDPPVGRFPPEHPVWPPPNRGNQQISYQPKRASIPYPVNNLANNFIYPMGMNTFTNHRSDSNARMPLPMQQLNRFQQQNQISNAELQDQHKSDLKNFVNLNLDVKNNKVMDYNNKRIAMEMMKMSQGNQTVS from the exons atgcGTCTTTATACCTGGACGTTCATATTGTTATTCGTTCCAATTTGTATTCGTTGTGTTTCACAAGAAAGTGACAAAGCAATCGAATCTAATTCAAAGGATCTTGCCCAACCAAAATTAGATAATGCAGCTCTTTTTTCCAAGCAActtgaaaatgacaaactGATAACATcgttaatcaaatcaatcttACGTATCGCTTCGAATGGATTCAAAT CTGGTCTAGAAGCTTCGGTCCGTGGGATTTTCGATAAGCCATTGACAAGTGCAGTGGCTGCCATTTCTATGGTTATTGGTGCTGTCGCCATATTAGCATTTTATGAATCCCCAA tTTCACCTTTACCCGTGCCTCCATTGCCGGATCCGCCTGTTGGAAGATTTCCACCAGAACATCCAGTTTGGCCACCACCAAATCGTggaaatcaacaaatttctTATCAACCAAAACGTGCTTCCATTCCATATCCTGTAAATAATTTAGCCAATAATTTCATCTATCCAATGGGCATGAATACTTTCACAAATCATCGATCTGATTCGAATGCACGAATGCCATTACCAATGCAACAATTAAATCGATTTcagcaacaaaatcaaatttcaaatgcaGAACTACAAGATCAACATAAAagtgatttgaaaaatttcgtcAATCTCAATCTAGATGTCAAGAACAACAAAGTTATGGATTATAATAACAAACGAATCGCaatggaaatgatgaaaatgagtCAGGGAAATCAGACTGTTtcatga
- the LOC124492263 gene encoding uncharacterized protein LOC124492263 → MIWQLNYLFAFNIFILIFVSKSPVDSHHHHHQHYNQKLHESQDRVTNTTAMHSMSNINDGNNKEKLMTHSNPPESEHNQLNGDNHNNSLNDIINRRNDVIMNARRIGYHTIMNTFIYTLTLIPLLFTLARTFNTWPNGFIYTRRYKRASLNEFATNTHLPLLNRDETRRFLSLLETTLRNKKILDENCKKYYSCKVIQNAIKADKFPKLSDYEWALLDILGIAVERFDFKLDLVQAVKMYYEIATNALKGVSCAYMYPCLYNHYRHHNKDNSQTNKSTITL, encoded by the exons atgatttggcAGTTAAATTATCTTTTTgcattcaatattttcatcttgATTTTCGTGTCCAAATCACCCGTCgactctcatcatcatcatcatcagcattataatcaaaaacttCATGAAAGTCAAGATCGTGTTACAAACACTACTGCAATGCATTCGATGAGCAATAttaatgatggtaataacAAAGAGAAATTAATGACTCATTCAAATCCACCTGAATCGGAACACAATCAACTAAATggtgataatcataataattcattgaacGATATTATAAACCGGCGTAACGATGTCATCATGAATGCACGAAGAATTGGTTATCATACAATAATGAATACTTTTATCTATACATTAACATTgataccattattattcacattgGCACGAACATTCAACACATGGCCAAATG GTTTCATCTATACAAGACGATATAAACGTGCAAGTTTAAATGAATTTGCCACCAATACACATTTACCATTGTTGAATCGGGATGAAACGCGAAGATTTTTATCACTTCTTGAAACTACTTTACGA aataaaaaaatcttggacgaaaattgtaaaaaatattattcatGTAAAGTAATTCAAAATGCCATCAAAGCGGATAAGTTTCCGAAATTATCAGATTATGAATGGGCACTATTGGACATACTTGG TATTGCTGTTGAacgttttgattttaaattggATCTAGTTCAAGCTGTAAAAATGTATTATGAAATTGCAACCAATGCCCTCAAGGGTGTATCCTGTGCATATATGTATCCCTGTTTGTACAATCATTACCGTCATCACAATAAAGATAATAGTCAAACGAACAAGTCAACGATTACTCTATAA